AAGGGAGCGTTGGATGGCGGATATAGAAGGTCTTGAAGCGCTGCGCTCGCGCCTAGAGGACGCCGATTACGCGCAGGCCGCCTCCATGCTGGAGCGGGCCCAGACGCTATATACGGCCACGGCTAAGGTCATCAGTTGGCGACTGCCCCAGAGCCTGGTGGATTACTTGCGATAAGGAGACTCGGCGATGTCCTATGCGGAACAGCTTCAGCGCGCTATCGCGCTGCTCGAGGAGGGCGCCTACCCGGAAGCGCTTCCCGTATTCGCAAGCTGCCTTGAGCAAGCTCAGGAGGATCCGGCCCCTTTGTGGGGATATGGGCTCTGCCTGGAACAATTAGGCCGTTATGAGGAAGCGGTCGCGGTCTACGAAAGGCTGCTCGACTCCGAAGGGCTGGAGGCTCGGTTTCGCGCTGTTTTGCTCAACAACCTCGGCCTTTGTCAGGCCCGCTTGGGCCGCTGGGAACAGGCTCGGCGTTGCTTTGAGGCCGCCCTGCCGGATGATCCCACGGCGCAGTCGGGCCGCAATCTGGCCATGGCGCTTGTGGAGCTAGGTGCCTATCAAGAGGGCATCGAGCAGCTTGTGCGCACGTTGCGCGCGCAC
The Bacteroidota bacterium DNA segment above includes these coding regions:
- a CDS encoding tetratricopeptide repeat protein, with translation MSYAEQLQRAIALLEEGAYPEALPVFASCLEQAQEDPAPLWGYGLCLEQLGRYEEAVAVYERLLDSEGLEARFRAVLLNNLGLCQARLGRWEQARRCFEAALPDDPTAQSGRNLAMALVELGAYQEGIEQLVRTLRAHPHDVPTALVMAGYLEEVGAWKRAASYYAWVRDLLRQKDPEHPDLSWVTERAEKLGVREESVFPNGGAA